A genomic window from Sorex araneus isolate mSorAra2 chromosome 2, mSorAra2.pri, whole genome shotgun sequence includes:
- the SIRT6 gene encoding NAD-dependent protein deacylase sirtuin-6 isoform X4 has protein sequence MFIEECAKCKTQYVRDTVVGSMGLKATGRLCTVAKARGLRACRGELRDTILDWEDALPDRDLTLADEASRNADLSITLGTSLQIRPSGNLPLATKRRGGRLVIVNLQPTKHDRQADLRIHGYVDEVMSRLMKHLGLEIPAWDGPHVVERALPPLPRPPAPKLEPKDEAPTSAAASPKQEPCAHQNGSGPTSPKRERPDSPAPHRSSKRVKAEEVGPS, from the exons ATGTTTATAGAGGAGTGTGCCAAGTGTAAGAC GCAGTACGTCCGGGACACCGTAGTGGGCAGTATGGGCCTCAAGGCCACGGGCCGGCTCTGCACTGTGGCCAAGGCCCGGGGGCTGCGGGCCTGCAG GGGCGAGCTGAGAGACACCATCCTGGATTGGGAAGACGCCCTGCCCGACCGGGACCTCACTCTCGCCGATGAGGCCAGCAG GAACGCAGACCTGTCCATCACGCTGGGCACATCCCTGCAAATCCGGCCTAGCGGGAACCTACCCTTGGCCACCAAGCGCCGAGGTGGCCGGCTGGTCATCGTCAACCTGCAGCCCACCAAGCAC GACCGCCAGGCCGATCTGCGGATCCATGGCTATGTGGACGAGGTCATGAGCCGGCTCATGAAACACCTGGGCCTGGAAATCCCCGCCTGGGATGGGCCCCACGTGGTGGAGCGCGCGCTGCCCCCGCTGCCCCGCCCACCGGCCCCCAAACTGGAGCCCAAGGACGAAGCCCCCACCTCCGCCGCCGCCAGCCCCAAGCAAGAACCCTGCGCGCATCAGAACGGCTCGGGGCCCACCAGCCCCAAAAGGGAGCGGCCggacagccccgccccccacaggtCCTCCAAAAGGGTGAAAGCCGAGGAGGTA
- the SIRT6 gene encoding NAD-dependent protein deacylase sirtuin-6 isoform X2 has protein sequence MSVNYAAGLSPYADKGKCGLPEIFDPPEELERKVWELAQLVWQSTNVVFHTGAGISTASGIPDFRDKLAELHGNMFIEECAKCKTQYVRDTVVGSMGLKATGRLCTVAKARGLRACRGELRDTILDWEDALPDRDLTLADEASRNADLSITLGTSLQIRPSGNLPLATKRRGGRLVIVNLQPTKHDRQADLRIHGYVDEVMSRLMKHLGLEIPAWDGPHVVERALPPLPRPPAPKLEPKDEAPTSAAASPKQEPCAHQNGSGPTSPKRERPDSPAPHRSSKRVKAEEVGPS, from the exons ATGTCGGTGAACTACGCGGCGGGGCTTTCGCCGTACGCGGACAAGGGCAAGTGCGGACTCCCCGAG ATCTTCGACCCTCCGGAGGAGTTGGAGAGGAAAGTGTGGGAGCTGGCGCAGCTGGTCTGGCAGTCCACCAACGTGGTATTCCACACAGGCGCGGGCATCAGCACTGCCTCAGGCATCCCCGACTTCAG GGACAAGTTGGCGGAGCTTCACGGCAACATGTTTATAGAGGAGTGTGCCAAGTGTAAGAC GCAGTACGTCCGGGACACCGTAGTGGGCAGTATGGGCCTCAAGGCCACGGGCCGGCTCTGCACTGTGGCCAAGGCCCGGGGGCTGCGGGCCTGCAG GGGCGAGCTGAGAGACACCATCCTGGATTGGGAAGACGCCCTGCCCGACCGGGACCTCACTCTCGCCGATGAGGCCAGCAG GAACGCAGACCTGTCCATCACGCTGGGCACATCCCTGCAAATCCGGCCTAGCGGGAACCTACCCTTGGCCACCAAGCGCCGAGGTGGCCGGCTGGTCATCGTCAACCTGCAGCCCACCAAGCAC GACCGCCAGGCCGATCTGCGGATCCATGGCTATGTGGACGAGGTCATGAGCCGGCTCATGAAACACCTGGGCCTGGAAATCCCCGCCTGGGATGGGCCCCACGTGGTGGAGCGCGCGCTGCCCCCGCTGCCCCGCCCACCGGCCCCCAAACTGGAGCCCAAGGACGAAGCCCCCACCTCCGCCGCCGCCAGCCCCAAGCAAGAACCCTGCGCGCATCAGAACGGCTCGGGGCCCACCAGCCCCAAAAGGGAGCGGCCggacagccccgccccccacaggtCCTCCAAAAGGGTGAAAGCCGAGGAGGTA
- the SIRT6 gene encoding NAD-dependent protein deacylase sirtuin-6 isoform X3 produces MEERGLTPTFDTTFETARPSLTHMALVQLERVGLLQFLVSQNVDGLHVRSGFPRDKLAELHGNMFIEECAKCKTQYVRDTVVGSMGLKATGRLCTVAKARGLRACRGELRDTILDWEDALPDRDLTLADEASRNADLSITLGTSLQIRPSGNLPLATKRRGGRLVIVNLQPTKHDRQADLRIHGYVDEVMSRLMKHLGLEIPAWDGPHVVERALPPLPRPPAPKLEPKDEAPTSAAASPKQEPCAHQNGSGPTSPKRERPDSPAPHRSSKRVKAEEVGPS; encoded by the exons ATGGAGGAGCGGGGCCTGACCCCCACTTTTGACACCACCTTCGAGACCGCCCGGCCCAGCCTGACGCACATGGCGCTGGTGCAGCTGGAGCGCGTGGGGCTGCTGCAGTTCCTGGTCAGCCAGAACGTGGACGGGCTGCACGTCCGCTCCGGCTTCCCCAG GGACAAGTTGGCGGAGCTTCACGGCAACATGTTTATAGAGGAGTGTGCCAAGTGTAAGAC GCAGTACGTCCGGGACACCGTAGTGGGCAGTATGGGCCTCAAGGCCACGGGCCGGCTCTGCACTGTGGCCAAGGCCCGGGGGCTGCGGGCCTGCAG GGGCGAGCTGAGAGACACCATCCTGGATTGGGAAGACGCCCTGCCCGACCGGGACCTCACTCTCGCCGATGAGGCCAGCAG GAACGCAGACCTGTCCATCACGCTGGGCACATCCCTGCAAATCCGGCCTAGCGGGAACCTACCCTTGGCCACCAAGCGCCGAGGTGGCCGGCTGGTCATCGTCAACCTGCAGCCCACCAAGCAC GACCGCCAGGCCGATCTGCGGATCCATGGCTATGTGGACGAGGTCATGAGCCGGCTCATGAAACACCTGGGCCTGGAAATCCCCGCCTGGGATGGGCCCCACGTGGTGGAGCGCGCGCTGCCCCCGCTGCCCCGCCCACCGGCCCCCAAACTGGAGCCCAAGGACGAAGCCCCCACCTCCGCCGCCGCCAGCCCCAAGCAAGAACCCTGCGCGCATCAGAACGGCTCGGGGCCCACCAGCCCCAAAAGGGAGCGGCCggacagccccgccccccacaggtCCTCCAAAAGGGTGAAAGCCGAGGAGGTA
- the SIRT6 gene encoding NAD-dependent protein deacylase sirtuin-6 isoform X1: MSVNYAAGLSPYADKGKCGLPEIFDPPEELERKVWELAQLVWQSTNVVFHTGAGISTASGIPDFRGPHGVWTMEERGLTPTFDTTFETARPSLTHMALVQLERVGLLQFLVSQNVDGLHVRSGFPRDKLAELHGNMFIEECAKCKTQYVRDTVVGSMGLKATGRLCTVAKARGLRACRGELRDTILDWEDALPDRDLTLADEASRNADLSITLGTSLQIRPSGNLPLATKRRGGRLVIVNLQPTKHDRQADLRIHGYVDEVMSRLMKHLGLEIPAWDGPHVVERALPPLPRPPAPKLEPKDEAPTSAAASPKQEPCAHQNGSGPTSPKRERPDSPAPHRSSKRVKAEEVGPS; encoded by the exons ATGTCGGTGAACTACGCGGCGGGGCTTTCGCCGTACGCGGACAAGGGCAAGTGCGGACTCCCCGAG ATCTTCGACCCTCCGGAGGAGTTGGAGAGGAAAGTGTGGGAGCTGGCGCAGCTGGTCTGGCAGTCCACCAACGTGGTATTCCACACAGGCGCGGGCATCAGCACTGCCTCAGGCATCCCCGACTTCAG GGGCCCCCATGGCGTGTGGACGATGGAGGAGCGGGGCCTGACCCCCACTTTTGACACCACCTTCGAGACCGCCCGGCCCAGCCTGACGCACATGGCGCTGGTGCAGCTGGAGCGCGTGGGGCTGCTGCAGTTCCTGGTCAGCCAGAACGTGGACGGGCTGCACGTCCGCTCCGGCTTCCCCAG GGACAAGTTGGCGGAGCTTCACGGCAACATGTTTATAGAGGAGTGTGCCAAGTGTAAGAC GCAGTACGTCCGGGACACCGTAGTGGGCAGTATGGGCCTCAAGGCCACGGGCCGGCTCTGCACTGTGGCCAAGGCCCGGGGGCTGCGGGCCTGCAG GGGCGAGCTGAGAGACACCATCCTGGATTGGGAAGACGCCCTGCCCGACCGGGACCTCACTCTCGCCGATGAGGCCAGCAG GAACGCAGACCTGTCCATCACGCTGGGCACATCCCTGCAAATCCGGCCTAGCGGGAACCTACCCTTGGCCACCAAGCGCCGAGGTGGCCGGCTGGTCATCGTCAACCTGCAGCCCACCAAGCAC GACCGCCAGGCCGATCTGCGGATCCATGGCTATGTGGACGAGGTCATGAGCCGGCTCATGAAACACCTGGGCCTGGAAATCCCCGCCTGGGATGGGCCCCACGTGGTGGAGCGCGCGCTGCCCCCGCTGCCCCGCCCACCGGCCCCCAAACTGGAGCCCAAGGACGAAGCCCCCACCTCCGCCGCCGCCAGCCCCAAGCAAGAACCCTGCGCGCATCAGAACGGCTCGGGGCCCACCAGCCCCAAAAGGGAGCGGCCggacagccccgccccccacaggtCCTCCAAAAGGGTGAAAGCCGAGGAGGTA